The window TTCAAACTCCATAGTTGCCCAATTATTATTCCTAGAAGCAGAAGATCCAGAAAAAGACATCTCTATTTACATTAATAGCCCAGGCGGAAGTATCACTGCTGGTATGGCAATTTATGATACAATGCAGTTCATCAAACCAGATGTACAAACAATTTGTATCGGTATGGCTGCTTCTATGGGTGCATTCCTACTTACAGCAGGTACAAAAGGTAAACGCTATGCGCTTCCGAATGCTGAAGTAATGATTCATCAACCACTTGGTGGAGCACAAGGGCAAGCAACGGAAATCGAAATTGCTGCAAAACGCATTTTACATTTACGTGATAAATTAAACCACATTATTTCTGAACGCACTGGTCAACCTATCGAAGTAATTGCAAGAGACACAGATCGTGATAACTTCATGACTGCTGAACGTGCAAAAGAATACGGTCTAATCGATCATATTATCGACCGTAGTGAAATGAAGAAATCATAATTCATAATTAATCGATGAAAATCCCAAAGGAATTAGTCCTTTGGGATTTTTTGTTTTCATTATATTTTACTAATTTCCATATATGTAATCGCTATAAAGCATCGAATCCCAAATCAATAACGTGTATAGGGCCAATTATAATATATTGTATCTTTAAAATTTATTGGTTCTGGATGGTAAATATATTGTTCATCAGAAAATAGTATTTCCGGAAAATCGCATAACACTTCTGTCGCCGCTATACTTAGCATTTCTTTTTCTTCTTCTGTAGGAATTTCATCAAAGTATACTTTCCAAATAAGATTATTACTTTCGATTTTTGCGTAAATAGCTTTCGTATTTTTAGGTATAGAGCGAAAAAGAGCTCTTTGCACACTTAGAATAAGTTGCATATTTGACATGTAGTATGACCCCACTTCATATCTGATTTAGATGTACCTTGTTGTTAATACGAACCTATTTTTTATTTCAATAACTTTTCTATTTCCTTTATAAACTCATCATTATTTTTTATGCTATACCCTGTACTACTTTTATGTGGAAATACAATTACATTTTCATCAACAAATATATACATTTGGTCATTTGGGTTCGATGTTGATACTATCGTGTATCTCGCATCAAGTGGAGAATAAGAATCATCAGTTCTTTTTAGCTTCAATTCTTTAAATAGTTCCTTAATTTCAGTTTGTCTTTTTTCAGATATATGAATTTCTGTAAAAGTTATATTATTTATTTCCTCTATACTTAAATTAGTATCACTCCTGAAAAACTCATCAGTTAATGCATCTTCTATTTTTAGATTTTTTGATAATTGATTACCTACTAAAACGATTGAGATTAAAAGTGTTATTACCCCTAAAACGAAAAATTTTTTAGAACTTTTCATACAGCCACCACCTCAATTTGCTCTTCTCTCGAATCAAAAGATATAGATAGTTATTCTGCAACTACTTCTAAATTCCTTTATATTAAGTAATAAAAACAATTTTCGAATTCGTAGTCTTCAGAATTAGACAATAGTTCATGAAATGTACAAGCCCGTTTAAGAGAAACAACCTATCTTTACTGTTCTAGAGTGTTTCGGACTCATTTTGCTATATCATTCCCGTGAAATAACGATAGGCTGTGCTAAATCTTATTCTTGAATAATACTCACTTAATTGATTGTAGTGAAAGGGTGGCAACTCCAGCGGGATAAGCGAGAAAGTTGAGACCCGGCAGGTAAGATGCATAGCGCCGACCGAGGAGGCTCGACCTCGTCCTCGAAAGCGTCCACCTGAAAGAAAAATCAGCAATATTATTATATAGATTTTATTCTTCAAGACACACTTTTTTTCTCAAAAAAAAACCGCCCTTTCGTCTAAAGTGACTAGTGAGGCCGTTCATTTTTATGATTCGCTTGAGATGAAATTTCCTAAAGCTTCTACTGCTTCCTCCGCATCAGAACCATCGGCACTTAAGCTTACAGTTGTTCCTTTGCCAATTGCCAAACTCATAATTCCCATAATGCTCTTTGCATTTACTTTTTTAGTATCTTTTTCTAGATAGACGTCTGCAATATAACGATTTGCTTCTTGTACAAAAAGTGCAGCCTGTCTTGCTTGAAGTCCTGAAGATAATTTTACTTCCACCTGCTGTTCTGCCATAGTCTACTCCCCATTTCTCTAAATTGTCTCTCCATTGCGAAGCGCATCTGCTATTTCATCTATTTTTCGCAATCGGTGATTAACTCCTGATTTACTCACATTTCCAGTAGAAACCATTTCACCTAGTTCTTTAAGTGTAACATCTTGATACTCTACACGTAACCTAGCTATTTCACGAAGTTTTTCTGGTAACTGGTCTAAACCGATAGAATTCTCGATAAACCGAATATTGTCCACTTGGCGAATGGCTGCACTGATTGTTTTATTCAGGTTGGCCGTTTCGCAATTGACAAGACGGTTTACGCTATTTCGCATATCTCGTATGATCCGAACATCTTCAAATTTCAGTAAAGCTCTATGCGCTCCCGCAATACTTAAAAAGTCGGAAATCTTTTCTGCTTCCTTTAAATATGCCACAAATCCTTTTTTTCGTTCAATGGTTTTCGCATTCAGTTCATATTCATTCATCAAATCTACCAGTGCATCACTATGTGTTTTATAGGAAGAATAAATTTCTAAGTGATATGACGAGGTTTCCGGATTGTTAACCGAACCTCCAGCTAAAAAGGCTCCTCTTAGATAAGCTCGTTTACAGCAACTTTTTTGAACAAGTTCTTTGGAAATGGAATATTCAAATTGAAAGCCATCCTTTAAAATTTGAAGATCCTCTAACAGGTTTTTTGCCCCTTCTCGAATACGACAAATATAAATATTATTCTTTTTCAATCTCATTTTCTTTCGAACAAGTAATTCAACTTGATATGGATATAACGATTTTATGAGTGTATATAGCCTTCTAGCAATAGCCGCATTCTCTGTTTGAACGTCTAGGCTTAACATTTTGTTGCTAAATGAAAGTGATCCATTCATGCGTATAAGTGCAGAAAGCTCTGCACGTGCACAACAAGGTTCAGACTCTTCTTGAGTCATCTCTTTTTTAGTTTCAGAAGCAAACGACATATTCCGTTTCCCCCTTTCTCCTCGACGGTTAAACTTTTAACCCGTCTGCGTATTCTACAAGCCATTTCGCTACTTCCGTTGCATCATGACGAACTGCACCGTCATGAACGACTGAAATGTCTTTTTTTACTATATCAATATTCAACTTTTCTAATTGGTCAATATCTATTTTAACAGGAGATGCTTGCTCTTGTTTATATAAATATCTCACATTTTCAGGAATTTCTTCCTTACTTATTAACACAGCATCCAAGAAGTTCTCTCCCACATGATCGATCAATGCATTTACATGATCAAATGCAGAATAATTACCCGTCTCACCGGCCTGTGTCATTAAATTACATATATATACTTTCTTCGCTTTGGATTGTCTAATCGCTTTTTGTATATCTTGCACTAATAGATTTGGCAAAATACTCGTATATAAACTTCCTGGACCAATAACTATAACATCAGCCTGTCGAATGACATTAATAGTTTCCGGCAACGGTTTTACGTCTGGAGGAGTAATAAACACTTTTTCGATTTTTTTGCCATAGCATGGGATTTTAGATTCTCCCTTAATGGTTTTTTGATCTTCAAATATTGCGTGTAATGTTACTAGTTGATTGGCCGCAGGCAGCACTTTCCCACGAATATTTAGTACTCGACTCATTTCAGTTATGGCATGAGCAAAATCACCTGTTATTGATGTTAATGCAGCTAACATCAAATTACCTAATGAATGCCCTTCCAATTCTTCTGATTGAGAAAATCTATACTGAAACATTTCTTCAACTAAGGGCTCTACTTCTGAAAGAGCCGCTAGTACATTCCGTACATCTCCTGGAGGTGGTATGTCATATTCGTCACGTAGTCTCCCCGAGCTTCCTCCGTCATCTGCGACCGTTACGATTGCCGTAATATCCAGTGGAAATCTTTTTAAGCCACGAAGTAACGTAGACAGACCCGTACCTCCACCGAGTATAACTAGTTTTTTACGGTGTTCTCTAGGTTCCATTCCTTCATTCCTTTCTAATGACAACATCACGATGCGTAATAATGGTTTTGTCGTCTTCTTTCAATAACTTTCCAAAGTATTCTGCTAACGTAACAGAGCGATGCTGCCCTCCTGTACATCCAAATGCAATTACAAGCTGGGTTTTGCCTTCTCTTTTGTATTGAGGAATCATGAAATGGAACAAATCCGTTAGCTTCTCGATTAATGTTTTAGTGTCTACCCATTTTAGAACGTAGCTGGATACCTCTTCGTTAAGTCCTGATTTCAAACGTAGCTCTTCAATATAATAGGGATTAGGAAGAAAGCGCACATCAAATACTAAATCAGCATCTATCGGGATACCATGTTTAAATCCAAAGGACATGACGTTTACAGTGAATACTTGGCTGCCTTTAGAGGAAAACTCTTCTTGTATTTTCTCTCTTAGTTCTCGAGGCTTCATCTTAGAAGTATTGTAAATGTATTGTGCTCTGCCCTTTAAATCAGAAAGCATTTGCCTTTCTTTTTTAATACCTTCTAGAGGTAACCCAGAGTTAGCGAGCGGATGAGAACGGCGTGTTTCCTTGTACCGTCTTACTAATACCTCGTCCCCAGCATCCAAAAATAATAACTTAGGCGTCACAGTTGTTGCCTCTTCTAATTCATTAACAGATTCTGCTAAGGAGTTGAACATTTCCCCTCCGCGTAAATCCATCACAACCGCAATATTTCGAGGTTGTTTATTCGAATCTATCATTAGTTTGATGAATGTACTCAATAACTCTGGCGGTAAATTATCAATGCAGTAATAGCCAAGGTCTTCAAAACTTTGGATAGCTACAGTCTTTCCAGCACCTGACATTCCTGTAATAATTACAACTTCCGTTTCGTGCTTTTGAAGACTATCCATTACTCATTCTCCCTCCGTTGATTGCTGAATCGTTTCCTTTATAAGAGAAAAATCAGGTGTATATACAAATGTTCCATATTGCATCCCTTTGGCTTGAGCTGCAAATAATAGATTTGTCCGATCTCCTTCAGCCATAGGAAGATGGTGTAAAT is drawn from Psychrobacillus sp. INOP01 and contains these coding sequences:
- the rapZ gene encoding RNase adapter RapZ gives rise to the protein MDSLQKHETEVVIITGMSGAGKTVAIQSFEDLGYYCIDNLPPELLSTFIKLMIDSNKQPRNIAVVMDLRGGEMFNSLAESVNELEEATTVTPKLLFLDAGDEVLVRRYKETRRSHPLANSGLPLEGIKKERQMLSDLKGRAQYIYNTSKMKPRELREKIQEEFSSKGSQVFTVNVMSFGFKHGIPIDADLVFDVRFLPNPYYIEELRLKSGLNEEVSSYVLKWVDTKTLIEKLTDLFHFMIPQYKREGKTQLVIAFGCTGGQHRSVTLAEYFGKLLKEDDKTIITHRDVVIRKE
- the yvcK gene encoding YvcK family protein, whose translation is MEPREHRKKLVILGGGTGLSTLLRGLKRFPLDITAIVTVADDGGSSGRLRDEYDIPPPGDVRNVLAALSEVEPLVEEMFQYRFSQSEELEGHSLGNLMLAALTSITGDFAHAITEMSRVLNIRGKVLPAANQLVTLHAIFEDQKTIKGESKIPCYGKKIEKVFITPPDVKPLPETINVIRQADVIVIGPGSLYTSILPNLLVQDIQKAIRQSKAKKVYICNLMTQAGETGNYSAFDHVNALIDHVGENFLDAVLISKEEIPENVRYLYKQEQASPVKIDIDQLEKLNIDIVKKDISVVHDGAVRHDATEVAKWLVEYADGLKV
- a CDS encoding HPr family phosphocarrier protein, which gives rise to MAEQQVEVKLSSGLQARQAALFVQEANRYIADVYLEKDTKKVNAKSIMGIMSLAIGKGTTVSLSADGSDAEEAVEALGNFISSES
- the whiA gene encoding DNA-binding protein WhiA, which gives rise to MSFASETKKEMTQEESEPCCARAELSALIRMNGSLSFSNKMLSLDVQTENAAIARRLYTLIKSLYPYQVELLVRKKMRLKKNNIYICRIREGAKNLLEDLQILKDGFQFEYSISKELVQKSCCKRAYLRGAFLAGGSVNNPETSSYHLEIYSSYKTHSDALVDLMNEYELNAKTIERKKGFVAYLKEAEKISDFLSIAGAHRALLKFEDVRIIRDMRNSVNRLVNCETANLNKTISAAIRQVDNIRFIENSIGLDQLPEKLREIARLRVEYQDVTLKELGEMVSTGNVSKSGVNHRLRKIDEIADALRNGETI
- the clpP gene encoding ATP-dependent Clp endopeptidase proteolytic subunit ClpP — protein: MNLIPTVIEQTNRGERAYDIYSRLLKDRIIMLGSGIDDNVSNSIVAQLLFLEAEDPEKDISIYINSPGGSITAGMAIYDTMQFIKPDVQTICIGMAASMGAFLLTAGTKGKRYALPNAEVMIHQPLGGAQGQATEIEIAAKRILHLRDKLNHIISERTGQPIEVIARDTDRDNFMTAERAKEYGLIDHIIDRSEMKKS